A genomic segment from Leptolyngbya boryana PCC 6306 encodes:
- a CDS encoding DUF4089 domain-containing protein: MTNDPEKFVEVMSEVVAMPIPDEYRESVVANFQRIQTVAQLVLEFPLPEEIEIAPVFEP, encoded by the coding sequence ATGACGAATGACCCAGAGAAATTTGTCGAGGTGATGTCTGAAGTGGTTGCGATGCCGATTCCGGACGAGTATCGAGAGAGTGTCGTTGCCAACTTTCAGCGAATTCAGACTGTTGCGCAATTGGTGTTAGAGTTTCCGCTTCCCGAAGAGATTGAAATTGCCCCGGTGTTTGAACCATGA
- a CDS encoding allophanate hydrolase-related protein codes for MNSAVRLAVNGTLMRGLELNQNLLAIEAKFLRETQTEPAYRIWSIGDRHPAMLKVKEKGVAVAVEVWEVPASGLGTLLMQEPPGLSIGKVRLIDGEEVLGVLGEPFLCEGQVEITEYGGWRAYTEAKK; via the coding sequence ATGAATAGTGCGGTGCGCTTAGCGGTCAATGGTACATTGATGCGCGGGCTTGAACTCAATCAAAACTTATTAGCGATCGAGGCGAAATTTCTGCGAGAGACGCAGACTGAGCCAGCCTATCGAATTTGGTCAATTGGCGATCGTCATCCGGCAATGTTGAAAGTCAAAGAAAAGGGCGTTGCAGTGGCGGTCGAAGTGTGGGAAGTTCCCGCCAGTGGATTAGGAACGCTATTGATGCAGGAACCGCCTGGATTGTCGATCGGGAAAGTTCGGCTGATTGATGGCGAAGAAGTATTAGGCGTATTGGGCGAGCCTTTTCTGTGTGAAGGGCAGGTCGAGATTACTGAATACGGCGGGTGGCGAGCTTATACCGAGGCAAAAAAATGA
- the glyA gene encoding serine hydroxymethyltransferase, translating to MTQSDFLAKSDPALAEMLQQELQRQRDHLELIASENFTSPAVMEAQGSVLTNKYAEGLPNKRYYGGCEFVDRVEQLAIDRAKELFGAAHANVQPHSGAQANFAVFLTLLKPGDTIMGMDLSHGGHLTHGSPVNVSGKWFNVQHYGVSQATEQLDYDQIRDLALQHRPKLLICGYSAYPRVIDFEKFRAIADEIGAYLLADIAHIAGLVATGHHPNPIPFCDVVTTTTHKTLRGPRGGLIMTRDAELGKQLDKAVFPGTQGGPLEHVIAGKAAAFGEALKPEFKTYSGQVIENAAAMASQLQNRGFKIVSDGTDNHLMLVDLRSIKMTGKIADQLVSGVNITANKNTVPFDPESPFVTSGLRLGSPAMTTRGMGTAEFTEIANIIADRLLSPEDDTVAQDCRRRVAALCERFPLYPHLAAQVPALV from the coding sequence GTGACTCAATCAGACTTTCTCGCTAAGAGTGACCCCGCACTCGCCGAAATGCTTCAACAAGAACTCCAACGCCAACGCGATCACCTCGAACTGATCGCCAGCGAAAACTTCACATCGCCAGCGGTGATGGAAGCGCAAGGTTCAGTTTTGACCAATAAATATGCAGAAGGCTTGCCCAATAAGCGGTACTACGGTGGCTGCGAATTTGTCGATCGCGTCGAACAACTCGCGATTGATCGGGCAAAAGAACTCTTCGGAGCAGCTCACGCCAACGTTCAACCTCACTCTGGGGCACAGGCAAACTTCGCTGTTTTCCTCACGCTGCTCAAACCGGGTGACACGATCATGGGCATGGACTTGTCCCACGGCGGACACTTGACCCACGGATCGCCCGTCAACGTCTCAGGGAAATGGTTCAACGTTCAGCACTATGGCGTGAGTCAAGCGACCGAGCAATTGGATTATGACCAAATTCGGGATTTAGCCCTTCAGCATCGTCCGAAATTGCTGATTTGCGGCTATTCGGCTTATCCACGTGTGATTGACTTTGAAAAATTTAGAGCGATCGCAGATGAAATCGGCGCATACTTACTCGCTGACATTGCTCACATTGCTGGATTAGTCGCCACTGGACATCATCCAAACCCGATTCCGTTCTGTGACGTTGTAACGACAACAACTCACAAAACGCTACGTGGGCCGAGAGGCGGTCTGATCATGACTCGCGATGCTGAATTGGGTAAACAACTCGATAAAGCTGTCTTCCCTGGAACTCAAGGCGGACCTTTGGAGCATGTGATCGCTGGAAAAGCTGCAGCGTTTGGGGAAGCATTGAAGCCCGAATTCAAAACCTATTCGGGTCAGGTGATTGAGAATGCCGCAGCAATGGCATCTCAGTTGCAAAATCGCGGCTTCAAGATCGTTTCAGACGGAACTGACAATCATCTAATGTTGGTAGACTTACGATCGATCAAAATGACCGGAAAGATTGCCGATCAACTCGTCAGCGGTGTCAACATCACGGCAAACAAAAATACGGTTCCGTTTGACCCGGAATCGCCGTTTGTCACCAGTGGTCTAAGACTGGGATCGCCTGCCATGACGACCCGCGGTATGGGAACAGCAGAATTCACCGAGATCGCAAATATTATTGCCGATCGCTTACTCAGCCCAGAAGACGACACCGTCGCTCAAGATTGCCGTCGTCGAGTGGCTGCATTATGCGAACGCTTCCCGCTTTATCCGCATCTTGCGGCTCAAGTTCCAGCGCTGGTCTAG
- a CDS encoding lipid kinase, producing the protein MAHRALLLVNRNARKGQQQLEAAIAQLQSVGFELIEAPIDRPSLLPQVIRDHRDQVDLVIVGGGDGTLNAAVPGIVETQLPLGILPLGTANDLARTLGIPSTLAEACQVVAGRKVEHIDLGWVNGHYFFNVASLGLSVQITRGLTKSVKRRWGVLAYAATALKVLWKSRRFKAEIVINGQSQKVKTIQIAVGNGRYYGGGMTVAEDAAITDGRLDLYSLEIDHWWQMLAVLPALRRGTQTRSPWVQTWAGEEFFVYCPTPKSINTDGEITTSTPAHFKVIPKALPVLVP; encoded by the coding sequence ATGGCTCATCGTGCGCTACTTCTGGTTAATCGCAATGCTCGCAAAGGTCAGCAACAACTCGAAGCAGCGATCGCTCAACTGCAATCGGTTGGCTTTGAACTGATCGAAGCGCCGATTGATCGTCCTAGCTTACTGCCACAAGTGATTCGAGACCATCGCGATCAGGTTGATTTAGTGATTGTGGGTGGAGGAGACGGAACGTTGAATGCAGCCGTACCGGGTATTGTGGAAACGCAACTCCCACTGGGAATTTTGCCGCTTGGAACTGCAAATGATTTGGCTCGAACTTTGGGCATTCCGTCCACTTTAGCGGAAGCGTGTCAGGTCGTTGCAGGTCGGAAAGTGGAGCATATTGATCTAGGTTGGGTAAATGGTCACTATTTTTTCAATGTGGCAAGTTTGGGATTGAGTGTGCAGATTACGCGCGGTTTGACGAAATCAGTCAAACGGCGCTGGGGTGTGCTGGCTTATGCAGCGACCGCGTTGAAAGTGCTTTGGAAATCGCGGAGATTTAAAGCGGAAATTGTCATCAATGGTCAGTCTCAGAAAGTGAAAACCATTCAAATTGCCGTGGGGAATGGGCGTTACTATGGCGGGGGAATGACTGTCGCAGAAGATGCTGCCATCACTGATGGTCGTCTAGATCTGTATAGTCTTGAGATTGATCATTGGTGGCAAATGCTGGCTGTCTTGCCTGCATTGAGACGAGGAACACAAACCCGATCGCCTTGGGTGCAGACTTGGGCGGGAGAAGAGTTTTTTGTGTACTGTCCTACCCCAAAATCGATCAATACGGATGGGGAAATTACAACTTCAACGCCTGCTCACTTCAAGGTGATTCCAAAGGCACTGCCTGTTTTGGTTCCGTAA
- the psaK gene encoding photosystem I reaction center subunit PsaK, with the protein MLYSLLLTAAPRTIEWSPGVGITMTLCCLFSVAIGRFAIKNRGVGAKLPVSTPALFEGFGVPELLGTMSFGHVLGAGVILGLSNAGVL; encoded by the coding sequence TTGCTTTACTCATTACTTCTTACGGCTGCACCTCGGACGATCGAATGGTCACCGGGTGTCGGAATTACCATGACGCTGTGCTGTTTGTTTTCAGTTGCGATCGGACGTTTTGCGATCAAAAATCGCGGAGTTGGCGCGAAACTTCCCGTTAGCACTCCTGCATTGTTTGAAGGATTCGGAGTTCCTGAACTTTTAGGAACGATGAGCTTTGGACATGTTCTAGGTGCTGGTGTAATTCTCGGACTGAGCAACGCAGGCGTGCTGTAA
- a CDS encoding glycosyltransferase family 4 protein: MPSFFAAFLISFLVVIVTTPIINRYGRRIGLVDQPNHRKVHQRPMVRLGGVAMFIGVVMAMLVAWGMGGFDFLRPGKESEVLGVAIGGIAFFLIGLADDLFNLSPKTRLILQVVVSGLVWQSGVQIDFLTNPLAGLGLSALPEWASLAITVVWLVGMANAINWIDGLDGLAAGVSGIAAFVMFWTCLFMGQPHAALFAAALAGAAFGFLRYNFNPAQIFMGDGGAYFIGFTLAAVSVIGLVKSVTTVAVLLPYVILAVPILDMSAVILDRLRRGKSPFVADKRHLHHRLLKAGLSQRLAVLFIYSLTLWAGSLAMAVSGMPSGVGYAIAATVILSVTSWQVWRTAR; this comes from the coding sequence ATGCCGTCGTTTTTTGCCGCATTCCTGATTTCTTTCCTCGTTGTTATCGTGACAACCCCCATCATCAACCGCTATGGCAGGCGAATTGGCTTGGTCGATCAGCCCAACCATCGCAAAGTTCATCAACGTCCCATGGTGCGACTGGGTGGCGTTGCCATGTTTATTGGGGTCGTGATGGCGATGTTGGTCGCTTGGGGAATGGGAGGATTTGATTTCCTCAGACCTGGAAAAGAGTCAGAGGTCTTAGGAGTCGCGATCGGTGGAATCGCCTTCTTTTTGATCGGGCTGGCTGATGACTTGTTTAACCTCTCACCGAAAACCCGATTAATCCTGCAAGTGGTCGTGTCCGGGCTGGTTTGGCAATCCGGTGTTCAGATTGATTTCTTGACGAACCCGCTTGCCGGATTAGGATTGTCGGCATTGCCAGAATGGGCAAGTCTTGCCATTACCGTGGTCTGGTTGGTGGGAATGGCAAATGCAATTAACTGGATTGATGGGTTAGATGGCTTAGCAGCCGGAGTGTCAGGCATCGCAGCTTTTGTGATGTTTTGGACTTGTCTGTTTATGGGACAGCCTCATGCCGCATTATTTGCAGCGGCTTTGGCAGGAGCAGCGTTTGGATTTTTACGCTACAACTTCAACCCAGCTCAGATTTTTATGGGTGACGGTGGGGCGTATTTTATCGGGTTTACTCTCGCTGCTGTGAGTGTGATTGGTCTTGTGAAAAGTGTCACGACTGTCGCAGTCTTGTTGCCTTACGTAATTTTGGCGGTTCCGATTTTGGATATGTCTGCTGTGATTCTCGATCGCTTACGGCGCGGAAAATCTCCGTTTGTGGCGGATAAGCGACATTTACATCACCGCCTTCTTAAAGCAGGACTCTCGCAACGGTTGGCGGTTTTGTTTATCTACTCGCTGACGCTTTGGGCAGGGAGTTTGGCGATGGCAGTATCAGGAATGCCAAGCGGAGTGGGATATGCGATCGCGGCGACAGTGATCTTAAGCGTAACGAGTTGGCAAGTTTGGCGCACCGCACGATGA
- the glmU gene encoding bifunctional UDP-N-acetylglucosamine diphosphorylase/glucosamine-1-phosphate N-acetyltransferase GlmU — protein MVAVAILAAGRGTRMKSDLPKVLHQLGSRSLVERVLGSTTAIAPSRRLVIVGYQADSVREALADYPDEIEFVDQTEQLGTGHAIQQLIPSLENFDDDLIVLNGDLPLLRPETLSLLLETHRAKGNPATLLAAHVPDPTGYGRVFCDENQILTEIVEDRDCTPEQRLNDRMNAGAYCFRWKDLVQVLPKLNSNNEQKEYYITDAINFFDAVTVVDVPDYQEVLGINDRAQLADAYAILQKRIRDRWMREGVTIIDPNSVTIDDTVELEANVTIEPQTHLRGKTTIKTGSRIGPGSLIEDSQIGENVTVLFSVVAGSVIHDNAQIGPYSHLRAPVEIGQGCRVGNFVELKNTKLGEKTNAAHLSYLGNATIGNRVNIGAGTITVNYDGVKKYPTTIGDRTKIGSNNCLVAPITIGEDVTTAAGSTITEDLPNDCLAIARARQVVKPGWKRKDQ, from the coding sequence ATGGTAGCGGTGGCAATTCTGGCAGCAGGTCGCGGAACACGGATGAAATCGGATTTACCCAAGGTGTTGCATCAGTTGGGAAGTCGATCGCTCGTTGAACGAGTTTTGGGCAGCACAACTGCGATCGCGCCTTCTCGTCGATTAGTGATTGTTGGCTATCAGGCAGATTCAGTTCGAGAAGCATTAGCAGATTATCCAGACGAGATCGAGTTTGTTGACCAAACCGAACAGTTAGGAACAGGTCACGCAATTCAACAATTGATTCCATCTCTAGAAAACTTTGACGATGATCTCATCGTTTTAAATGGCGATCTCCCACTTTTACGCCCCGAAACGCTTTCTCTGCTTCTTGAAACCCATCGCGCAAAAGGTAATCCAGCAACCTTACTTGCAGCCCATGTTCCTGATCCGACTGGATATGGACGAGTCTTCTGTGACGAGAATCAGATTTTGACCGAAATTGTCGAGGATCGAGACTGTACCCCTGAGCAGCGATTAAACGATCGCATGAATGCAGGCGCATATTGTTTTCGCTGGAAAGATCTGGTTCAGGTTTTGCCCAAGCTGAACTCTAATAATGAGCAGAAAGAGTATTACATCACAGATGCGATTAACTTCTTTGATGCAGTGACTGTGGTTGATGTCCCGGATTATCAAGAGGTTTTGGGGATTAACGATCGCGCTCAACTGGCTGATGCTTATGCGATTTTGCAGAAACGAATTCGCGATCGCTGGATGCGAGAAGGCGTGACCATCATTGACCCCAATAGCGTCACGATCGACGATACGGTCGAACTCGAAGCCAATGTGACGATCGAGCCACAAACCCATTTACGTGGCAAGACAACGATCAAGACTGGAAGCCGCATCGGACCTGGGAGCTTAATTGAAGACAGCCAAATTGGAGAGAACGTAACGGTTCTGTTTTCAGTCGTAGCGGGCAGTGTGATTCATGACAATGCCCAGATTGGACCTTATTCGCATTTGAGAGCGCCAGTTGAGATCGGACAGGGTTGCCGAGTCGGAAATTTTGTGGAATTGAAAAATACGAAACTAGGTGAGAAAACGAATGCGGCGCACTTGTCGTATTTGGGCAATGCCACGATCGGTAATCGCGTCAATATTGGAGCCGGAACGATTACCGTCAATTATGACGGCGTGAAGAAATATCCAACTACAATCGGCGATCGTACCAAAATCGGCTCAAATAATTGTTTGGTCGCGCCAATTACGATCGGGGAAGATGTCACAACCGCAGCAGGTTCGACGATCACCGAAGATTTGCCGAATGATTGTTTAGCGATCGCGCGTGCCCGCCAAGTCGTTAAACCCGGTTGGAAACGCAAGGATCAATAA
- a CDS encoding AtzE family amidohydrolase — MTIPDATQIATAVANREVTAKSVTAAALARIAEDNQTYNCFTTVLAESAIADADRIDQKIAAGEEVGALAGVPFAVKDLFDVAGIPTLAGSKINADNPPATEDATLVARLKQAGAILVGALTMDEFAYGFTTENAHYGATRNPHDLERVAGGSSGGSAAAVAAGLVPFSLGSDTNGSIRVPSSFCGIFGLKPTYGRLPRSRTYPFVGSLDHLGPFARSTRDIALLFDLMQGYDPSDPVCTQRPPELCLPELAKGSEGLRIAIADGYFAKGAEPEVFEAVQKVAEALGVTERVILPEAHRARAAAFVMTGVEGANLHFEHLCTRPQDFDPAVRDRLLAGALMPAQWYLQAQRFRQWFRDQVREVFQSVDIILAPATPCVAPRIGQQTMVLDGQEMLVRPNIGIFTQPLSFIGLPIISVPVKREGLPLGVQIIAAPYQEALVLRVAAELEAKGVVSLS, encoded by the coding sequence ATGACGATTCCTGATGCGACCCAAATTGCGACTGCCGTTGCAAACCGCGAAGTTACCGCAAAGTCTGTGACAGCAGCGGCGCTGGCTCGAATTGCCGAGGATAATCAAACTTATAACTGCTTTACAACGGTTTTGGCAGAGTCAGCGATCGCAGATGCCGATCGTATCGATCAAAAAATTGCGGCAGGAGAAGAAGTTGGAGCCTTAGCGGGGGTTCCTTTTGCCGTGAAAGACCTCTTCGATGTTGCAGGAATTCCAACGTTAGCAGGTTCTAAAATCAATGCTGACAATCCACCCGCGACAGAAGATGCAACGCTAGTGGCTCGATTGAAGCAGGCGGGTGCAATTTTAGTCGGCGCGCTCACAATGGATGAGTTTGCTTACGGGTTCACGACTGAGAATGCACACTATGGAGCAACCCGGAATCCGCATGATTTAGAGCGAGTTGCAGGAGGGTCATCCGGCGGCTCAGCGGCAGCCGTAGCAGCAGGGCTTGTCCCGTTTAGCTTAGGGTCTGATACGAATGGCTCGATTCGCGTTCCTTCCTCGTTCTGCGGGATTTTTGGACTCAAGCCAACTTATGGAAGGTTACCGCGATCGCGTACCTATCCGTTTGTGGGCAGTTTGGATCATCTCGGTCCGTTTGCGCGATCGACTCGTGACATTGCACTCCTGTTTGACCTGATGCAGGGGTACGATCCGAGCGATCCAGTGTGTACCCAAAGACCGCCCGAACTTTGTTTACCCGAACTGGCAAAAGGCAGTGAAGGATTGAGAATTGCGATCGCGGATGGTTACTTTGCCAAAGGTGCTGAGCCAGAAGTCTTTGAAGCTGTTCAGAAAGTGGCAGAAGCGTTGGGGGTGACTGAGCGCGTGATCTTGCCAGAGGCGCATCGGGCAAGGGCAGCCGCATTTGTGATGACGGGGGTAGAGGGAGCGAATTTGCATTTTGAGCATCTATGCACTCGTCCCCAGGATTTTGATCCGGCTGTGCGCGATCGCTTGTTGGCGGGAGCATTGATGCCAGCGCAATGGTACTTGCAAGCGCAGCGATTTCGGCAGTGGTTTCGCGATCAAGTCCGCGAAGTTTTTCAGTCAGTCGATATTATTTTGGCTCCAGCGACTCCTTGTGTCGCGCCTCGGATTGGACAGCAAACGATGGTTTTAGATGGGCAAGAGATGCTCGTGCGCCCGAATATTGGCATTTTTACACAACCGCTTTCATTCATTGGATTACCAATTATTTCGGTTCCAGTGAAACGAGAAGGATTGCCGTTAGGAGTGCAAATTATCGCTGCTCCTTATCAGGAAGCCTTAGTGTTGCGGGTTGCAGCAGAATTGGAAGCGAAGGGTGTTGTCTCACTGAGTTAA
- a CDS encoding Rpn family recombination-promoting nuclease/putative transposase — MRRDSIFYALFRQSPSLLFELLDSPPLNAEAYRFDSVAVKEPKFEIDGVFLPPDSEAAGIVYFCEVQFQKDELLYERLFSESSFYFYRNRTKFSDWRGVVIYPSRSTEQSDTLPFEDLLGGHRICRIYLSELGEIEQLPLGIALMVLTTIAENRSFESARGLLDRVQQSEFSTQKRRDIIEMVTTILVYKFTDLGRQEIEQMLGTSLQQTRVYQEAKEEGREEGREEGREYECRSLVLLQLNQKLGSLSEETIAQISTLTLDQLESLAIALLNFTTMRDLTAWLEQIC, encoded by the coding sequence ATGCGTCGCGATTCGATCTTTTATGCGCTGTTTCGGCAATCTCCCTCGCTTCTGTTTGAGCTTCTAGACTCCCCACCCCTGAATGCAGAAGCTTATCGATTCGACTCGGTTGCAGTCAAAGAGCCAAAATTTGAGATCGATGGCGTATTTCTGCCGCCTGATTCTGAGGCTGCTGGAATTGTCTATTTCTGCGAAGTGCAATTTCAAAAAGATGAACTGCTGTATGAAAGGTTATTTAGTGAGTCGTCTTTTTACTTCTACCGAAATCGGACGAAGTTCTCAGATTGGCGAGGAGTCGTAATTTATCCTTCACGCAGCACTGAGCAATCAGATACTCTTCCGTTTGAGGATCTATTAGGAGGGCATCGGATTTGTCGAATTTACTTGAGTGAATTAGGCGAGATAGAACAGTTGCCGTTGGGAATTGCACTGATGGTGCTCACGACGATCGCTGAAAATCGCTCCTTTGAATCTGCTCGTGGCTTGCTCGATCGAGTGCAGCAGTCCGAATTTTCAACACAAAAAAGACGTGACATCATAGAGATGGTCACTACAATTCTCGTTTACAAATTCACAGACCTAGGTCGGCAGGAGATTGAACAGATGCTAGGAACTTCACTTCAACAGACACGGGTTTATCAAGAGGCAAAAGAAGAAGGTAGAGAAGAAGGCAGAGAAGAAGGTAGAGAGTATGAGTGTCGATCGCTTGTCTTACTTCAACTGAATCAGAAACTTGGGTCGCTTTCAGAAGAAACGATCGCTCAAATTTCCACCTTGACTCTTGACCAATTGGAATCCTTAGCGATCGCTCTACTCAACTTCACAACAATGCGCGACTTGACAGCCTGGTTAGAACAAATTTGTTAG
- the aroQ gene encoding type II 3-dehydroquinate dehydratase, translating to MDSILVLHGPNLNLLGKREPGVYGVATLDEINQALEKEAQSLGFEIATAQSNHEGALVDLIHDAMGRHAGILINPGAYTHTSVAIRDAIAGVNLPAVEVHLSNIHKREEFRHHSYIAPVAIGQICGFGAESYRLGLQALVHYLRQNM from the coding sequence TTGGACAGCATTTTGGTTCTCCACGGACCAAACCTGAACCTCCTGGGTAAAAGAGAACCTGGAGTTTACGGGGTTGCTACGCTGGACGAAATTAATCAGGCTTTAGAAAAGGAAGCTCAGTCGCTCGGGTTTGAAATTGCCACAGCGCAATCGAATCACGAAGGCGCGCTTGTTGATCTTATCCACGATGCGATGGGTCGTCACGCTGGGATTTTAATTAATCCAGGTGCATATACGCATACGAGTGTTGCCATCCGAGATGCGATCGCGGGTGTGAATCTGCCAGCGGTTGAAGTGCATCTCAGCAATATTCATAAGCGCGAAGAATTTAGACATCATTCTTATATTGCTCCAGTCGCGATCGGACAAATTTGTGGATTTGGAGCCGAGAGCTACCGTTTAGGATTGCAAGCACTTGTACACTACTTAAGACAGAATATGTAG
- a CDS encoding competence/damage-inducible protein A, translating to MNAEIISVGTEILLGDILNSNAQFLAQQFAELGIPHYFQTVVGDNPERLKRAIAIASDRANLIVFTGGLGPTPDDLTTETIADFFQTPLVEKPEIIEDIQQKFAQRGRMMTDNNRKQALIPEGANILCNAIGSAPGMIWQPRANLTILTFPGVPTEMKYMWREVAVPYLKSQGWGKDIIVSRTLRFWGISESALAEKVAPFFDLQNPTVAPYANYGEVKLRISAKAASAEAAQALITPIEQQLSEIAGIDQYGADQDTLASVVGDLLKSRHETLSVAESCTGGGLGQMLTRVSGSSAYFWGGIISYDNSVKEKMLGVDPSAIAEQGAVSAIVAEQMAMGVRTQLNTTWGVSITGVAGPEGGTDAKPVGLVYIGLANAEGATSQPYRFGDRGREWVRQVSACSALDQLRRRLLNKS from the coding sequence ATGAACGCAGAAATTATTAGCGTCGGCACAGAGATCTTGCTCGGCGATATTCTGAACTCGAATGCTCAGTTTTTAGCGCAGCAGTTTGCGGAATTGGGCATTCCCCATTACTTTCAAACTGTGGTGGGAGATAATCCTGAGCGGTTGAAACGGGCGATCGCGATTGCCAGCGATCGCGCAAATTTGATCGTTTTCACAGGCGGATTAGGACCGACTCCAGACGACTTGACGACCGAAACGATCGCCGATTTTTTCCAAACGCCTCTGGTTGAAAAGCCAGAAATCATCGAAGACATTCAGCAGAAATTTGCTCAACGCGGTCGGATGATGACCGATAACAACCGCAAGCAAGCCTTGATTCCGGAAGGTGCAAACATCTTGTGCAATGCGATCGGCAGTGCGCCCGGTATGATTTGGCAGCCGCGCGCTAATCTGACCATTCTGACGTTTCCAGGGGTTCCGACTGAGATGAAGTATATGTGGCGTGAAGTCGCTGTACCTTATCTCAAATCGCAAGGCTGGGGAAAAGACATCATCGTGAGTCGAACGCTGAGATTTTGGGGCATTTCAGAATCCGCACTGGCTGAAAAAGTTGCACCATTTTTTGATTTGCAAAATCCCACTGTTGCGCCGTATGCCAACTATGGAGAAGTAAAATTAAGAATTTCAGCGAAGGCTGCTTCTGCTGAAGCTGCCCAAGCGTTAATTACGCCGATCGAACAGCAATTGAGCGAGATTGCAGGCATTGATCAATATGGCGCGGATCAAGATACGTTAGCTTCTGTAGTCGGTGACTTGCTGAAATCGCGTCATGAAACCCTGAGCGTTGCTGAATCTTGTACAGGTGGCGGGTTAGGACAAATGCTGACTCGTGTTTCAGGAAGCTCAGCCTACTTTTGGGGCGGAATTATCTCTTATGACAATTCAGTTAAAGAAAAAATGTTAGGCGTTGATCCAAGTGCGATCGCCGAGCAAGGAGCCGTGAGCGCAATTGTTGCCGAACAGATGGCGATGGGAGTGCGTACTCAACTGAATACAACTTGGGGCGTGAGTATCACAGGTGTCGCAGGACCAGAGGGGGGTACGGACGCGAAGCCCGTGGGACTGGTTTATATTGGCTTAGCAAATGCTGAAGGCGCGACAAGCCAACCGTATCGATTTGGCGATCGCGGTCGAGAATGGGTTCGTCAAGTCAGTGCTTGCAGCGCCTTGGATCAACTCCGGCGGCGGTTGTTAAACAAGTCTTAA
- a CDS encoding ferrochelatase: MVATPDKLEHSHHLASSGSERVAVLLMGYGEVESYEDFANYNEQALNLLTAKFAPVPTWVYPPLAKLLAVFDLHEWGHQHGNFISPHNAIFERQRAGVEEILQEKWGDRIQVFKAFNFCKPFLPEQVLAEIKAQGFSKILIYPLLVVDSIFTSGIAVEQVNKALANSADEGEHWLKGTRYIPSFFDRPEYLNLMARMVEKQIQSDLAERYLPSQIGIVLMNHGCPHKAKGFTSGITESQALYDKVRDRLIDKYPLISVGWLNHQTPLIEWTQPNADLAAKNLIELGAKAIVFMPIGFATENHETLLDVEHIIEKLHRKYSDVKYVRMPCVNDDADFLKMVADWANPQIDSLLTEEALAVTPVHGEVHHHHHHGHDHDHDHAHDHEHAHHH, from the coding sequence GTGGTTGCAACTCCAGACAAGCTCGAACATTCTCATCATCTCGCATCTTCAGGCTCAGAACGAGTTGCGGTTTTATTGATGGGATATGGCGAAGTCGAAAGTTACGAAGATTTTGCAAATTATAATGAACAAGCCTTGAATCTGCTGACTGCTAAATTTGCACCCGTTCCAACTTGGGTCTATCCCCCTTTGGCAAAACTTTTAGCGGTGTTTGATCTGCATGAGTGGGGTCATCAGCATGGCAACTTTATTTCTCCACACAATGCGATTTTTGAGCGGCAACGCGCCGGGGTAGAAGAAATTCTGCAAGAGAAATGGGGCGATCGCATTCAAGTCTTTAAAGCGTTCAACTTCTGTAAGCCTTTTCTTCCAGAGCAAGTGCTTGCCGAAATCAAAGCGCAGGGGTTTTCAAAGATCTTGATTTATCCTTTGCTCGTTGTGGATTCGATTTTCACGAGTGGAATTGCAGTGGAGCAAGTCAATAAGGCTTTGGCGAATTCGGCAGACGAGGGAGAACATTGGCTGAAGGGAACGCGGTATATTCCTTCTTTCTTCGATCGTCCGGAATATCTCAATCTGATGGCGCGGATGGTTGAGAAGCAGATTCAATCAGATTTAGCGGAGCGCTATCTCCCGTCTCAAATTGGGATTGTGCTGATGAATCATGGCTGTCCTCATAAAGCGAAAGGCTTTACCTCTGGGATTACCGAGAGTCAGGCGCTTTATGATAAGGTTCGCGATCGCTTAATTGACAAGTATCCTTTGATCTCGGTCGGTTGGCTCAATCATCAAACTCCGTTGATTGAGTGGACGCAACCGAATGCGGATTTGGCCGCAAAGAATTTGATCGAATTGGGTGCGAAAGCGATCGTGTTTATGCCGATCGGATTTGCGACTGAAAATCATGAAACGCTGTTAGATGTTGAACACATCATTGAGAAGTTGCATCGCAAATATTCTGATGTGAAATACGTGCGGATGCCTTGTGTGAATGACGACGCAGACTTCTTGAAGATGGTGGCAGATTGGGCGAATCCACAGATTGATTCGCTGTTGACGGAAGAGGCGTTAGCGGTGACTCCAGTCCACGGTGAGGTACATCATCATCACCATCATGGGCACGATCATGACCATGATCACGCGCACGATCACGAGCATGCTCATCACCATTAA